A part of Haliotis asinina isolate JCU_RB_2024 chromosome 10, JCU_Hal_asi_v2, whole genome shotgun sequence genomic DNA contains:
- the LOC137297790 gene encoding uncharacterized protein — translation MAMLSTMLCQSQFNRQCLAKWGKYLTYWWALPDTTVPWIFHRVDHVQGHVSTHDDTRDEDTPPSKDTSQPGDTPPPEDTPPPGDTPPPEDTPPSQDTPLSKDTPPSEDTPPTDYTPPSKDTQPPEDTQTTEDTPTPEDTPPSEDTPPPEDTPPPEYTPPPEDTPPSEDTPPTEYTPPTEYTPPSEDTPPSQDTPPTEYTLPSEDTPPPEDTPPPENTPPPEDTPPPEDTPPPGDTPPPGYTPPPEDTPPPEDTPPPEDTPPSEHTPPTEYTPPTEYTPPPEYTPPLEDTPPSEDTPPPEDTPPSEDTQSPEDTPPPEYTPPPEDTPPSEDTPPTEYTPPTEYTQPSEDTPPPEDTPPPEDTPPPGYTPPPEDTPPFEDTPPPGHTPPPEDTPSTEDTPPPEDTPPTEYTQPSEDTPPSEDTPPSEDAPPPEDTPPPEDTPPPRYTSPPQDTPSSEDTQPSKYTSPPEDTPPSEETRPSKHTPPPKDTPPSEDTPPSKYTPPPEDTPPPEDTPPPGHTPRPEDTPPSEETPPSKYTPPPEDTPPSEETPPSKYTLPPEIQHHPRIHHQPGIHRHLRIHHLSRIHHLPRIHRHPRIHHPPRIHHPPKIHHLSRMHHRPSIHHLPKIHHHPRKHHHTGKHRHLDNTTIRGYITTRGYTATLTTPPSENTPPLQDAPPTEHTPPPKYTPPPEDTPPSEDTPPTEYTQPSEDTPQSEDTPPPEDTPPPEDTPPSEDTPQSKYTLPPEDTPLSEDTPPSKYTPPPEDTPLSEDTPPPVYTPPSVDTPPPEDTPPSEDPPPSEDTPPTKYTPLSKDTPPSEDTPPSEDTPSSEDTLPPEDTPPSEDTPPPEDTPPTEHTPPPEDTPPSKYTRPPEETPPSVDTPPPEDTLPSEDPPPSEDTPSPEDTPPSEDTPPSEDTPPPEDTPPTEHTPPPKYTPPPEDTPPSKDTPPSEDTPPTEYTPPTEYTPPSEDTPPTEYTSPSKDTPPPGDTPLPEDTPPPPEDTPPPYDTPPSKHTPPSEDAQPSEDTPPFEDTPPHEDTPSSDDTPPPEDSPPTEHTPPPEDTPPSKYSRPPEDTPPFEDTPPPEDTPTTEYTPPT, via the exons ATGGCGATGCTGTCCACCATGTTGTGTCAGAGCCAATTCAACCGTCAGTGCCTGGCCAAGTGGGGGAAGTATTTGACGTATTGGTGGGCGTTGCCGGACACGACGGTCCCGTGGATATTCCATAGAGTTGATCATGTTCAAGGTCATGTTTCCACCCACGATGACACCAGAGACGAG GATACACCACCATCTAAAGATACATCACAACCCGGGGATACACCACCACCCGAAGATACACCACCACCCGGGGATACACCACCACCAGAGGATACACCACCCTCCCAGGATACACCACTCTCCAAGGATACACCACCTTCCGAGGATACACCACCAACCGATTATACACCACCTTCCAAGGATACACAACCACCCGAGGATACACAAACAACCGAGGATACACCAACACCCGAGGATACACCACCTTCCGAAGATACACCACCACCCGAAGATACACCACCACCCGAGTATACACCACCACCCGAAGATACACCACCATCCGAGGACACACCACCTACAGAGTACACACCACCGACCGAGTACACACCACCATCCGAGGATACACCACCATCCCAGGATACACCACCGACCGAGTATACACTACCTTCCGAGGATACACCACCACCCGAGGATACACCACCACCCGAAAATACACCACCACCCGAGGATACACCGCCACCCGAAGATACACCACCACCAGGGGATACACCGCCACCCGGGTATACACCGCCACCTGAGGATACACCGCCACCCGAAGATACACCACCACCCGAAGATACGCCACCATCCGAGCACACACCACCGACCGAGTATACACCACCGACCGAGTATACACCACCACCCGAGTATACACCACCACTCGAAGATACACCACCATCCGAGGATACACCACCACCCGAGGATACACCACCTTCCGAAGATACACAATCACCCGAAGATACACCACCACCCGAGTATACACCACCACCCGAAGATACACCACCATCCGAGGACACACCACCTACAGAGTACACACCACCTACCGAGTATACACAACCATCCGAGGATACACCACCACCCGAGGATACACCACCACCAGAGGATACACCGCCACCCGGGTATACACCGCCACCTGAGGATACACCACCATTCGAGGATACACCACCACCCGGGCATACACCGCCACCTGAGGATACACCATCGACCGAGGATACACCACCACCCGAAGATACACCACCGACCGAGTATACACAACCATCCGAGGATACACCACCATCCGAGGATACACCACCTTCGGAGGATGCACCACCACCCGAGGATACACCACCACCCGAAGATACACCACCACCCAGGTATACATCGCCACCTCAGGATACACCATCTTCCGAGGATACACAGCCATCCAAGTATACATCACCACCCGAAGATACACCACCATCCGAGGAAACACGGCCATCGAAGCATACACCACCACCCAAAGATACACCACCTTCCGAGGATACACCACCATCCAAGTATACACCACCACCCGAGGATACACCACCACCCGAAGATACACCACCACCCGGGCATACACCGCGACCTGAGGATACACCACCTTCCGAGGAAACACCGCCATCCAAGTATACACCACCACCCGAAGATACACCACCATCCGAGGAAACACCACCATCCAAGTATACACTACCACCCGAAATACAACACCATCCGAGGATACACCACCAACCGGGTATACACCGCCACCTGAGGATACACCACCTTTCGAGGATACACCACCTTCCTAGGATACACCGCCACCCGAGGATACACCACCCTCCGAGGATACACCACCCTCCAAAAATACACCACCTTTCGAGGATGCACCACCGACCGAGTATACACCACCTTCCGAAGATACACCACCATCCGAGGAAACACCACCACACGGGGAAACACCGCCACCTTGACAACACCACCATCCGAGGATACATCACCACCCGGGGATATACCGCCACCTTGACAACACCACCTTCCGAGAATACACCGCCACTTCAGGATGCACCACCGACCGAGCATACACCACCACCCAAGTATACACCACCACCCGAAGATACACCACCATCCGAGGATACACCACCGACCGAGTATACACAACCATCCGAGGATACACCACAATCTGAAGATACACCACCACCTGAAGATACACCACCACCCGAAGATACACCACCTTCCGAGGATACACCGCAATCCAAGTATACACTACCACCCGAAGACACACCACTTTCCGAGGATACACCACCATCCAAGTATACACCACCACCCGAAGATACACCACTATCCGAGGATACACCACCACCCGTGTATACGCCACCTTCCGTGGATACACCGCCACCCGAGGATACACCACCATCCGAGGATCCACCACCATCCGAGGATACACCACCGACCAAGTATACACCACTCTCCAAGGATACACCACCATCCGAGGATACACCACCATCTGAGGATACACCATCTTCCGAGGATACACTGCCACCTGAGGATACGCCACCTTCCGAGGATACACCGCCACCCGAGGATACACCACCGACCGAGCATACACCACCACCCGAAGATACACCACCATCCAAGTATACACGACCACCCGAAGAAACGCCACCTTCCGTGGATACACCGCCACCCGAGGATACACTACCATCCGAGGATCCACCACCATCTGAAGATACACCGTCACCTGAGGATACACCACCTTCCGAGGATACACCACCATCCGAGGATACACCACCACCCGAGGATACACCACCAACCGAGCATACACCACCACCCAAGTATACACCACCACCCGAAGATACACCACCATCCAAGGATACACCACCATCCGAGGATACACCACCGACCGAGTATACACCACCGACCGAGTATACACCACCATCCGAGGATACCCCACCAACCGAGTATACGTCACCTTCCAAGGATACACCACCACCCGGGGATACACCGCTACCTGAGgatacaccaccaccacccgaGGATACACCACCACCCTATGATACACCACCATCCAAGCATACACCACCATCCGAAGATGCACAACCATCCGAGGATACACCACCATTTGAGGATACACCGCCACATGAGGATACACCATCTTCCGATGATACACCGCCACCCGAGGATTCACCACCGACCGAGCATACACCACCACCTGAAGATACACCACCATCCAAGTATTCACGACCACCCGAAGATACACCACCATTCGAGGATACACCACCACCCGAGGATACACCAACGACCGAGTATACACCACCGACCTAG